GTTTTATGACTGTTTACAACCTAAACGCACTTCGTTAAGTAAGCAGCTTCGTTTGATGACTCAAGACAACAAGAGTACGGCAGGCATACCGGTTTCAGCATGGATTCGTTCGATGCATCTGGTCGATTcaattaatattatttataagAATATAAgaataaagagaaaaaaatcaatattatcTTCTATTTACAAATTATTAATTTGTATTAAATACTTCGATCAGCATTAACAATAACATAATGCAGACTGTTGTTGAGAACCAATCAATATAACGCAATTCTCTGCTGGGCATGCATGTAATGTCTTTAACCACATAACTTCCCGGCGATCTACATAGGGCATAGGACTCATGGGACGACTCTTAAGGACTCTAGGAATTTCAATGACTTGTATAAGGATAAATGTAGTAAGGATTCCATTGGAGAATTCTCTCCCCATATGAAAGAAATAATTTGTTCTGCAGCAGGTAGATTCGAAACACTTTTCAAACTGACGAAAACTATTTACATTCAATAAGCCACATAAATGCTTTGTACTTATCTAACTACATAATCAAATCCTACCCCTTTCTCCGAATTTGATTATTAACCATTTTAGCATACGTAGGacagactatcctgctattggtaaatcaataattaactgaaagccaagcccactagtgatacaggcaggccttgactgaTAACGGTTGTTGTTCCAAATTTGTGCATTGAAAACAAGGCTTTTAGGAGAAAATGTGTTATCTCTAACAATTGTTTACGGACTGTGTATGTTAAATAGTATTATTCTCGCGAGAAgcagttatttatttacactAGAAAGTAGAATATACAGAGAAGAAtataagaaaaaagaagaatttaCAAGTAAAATGGTGTAAGGCAATTTGAAATGATTAGATTGACATGAAAAGATCTTCTTAATATCATCATCTCTTTAAGCATTTCGATTCATCCTCTATCATCTGGCAAGCTTGTGTACGAATACGCATACGAAGAAGAATTCCGCAGTCATCCAAtaagaaaattgaataaacaCTTCTACACATGTATTATTTTGTTAAGCATCTAAAGTTGAAGCTTACCAATGtcgaagaaaataaaaatctttcGATTTCTCAAAGGTACGAGCACTAGTTTGTCACATCACCTCTAGATGGATCCAAATTTGTGAGCAAAATCAAGTTTGGTAATATAATTGCGGATATCCCAAACAGGTCTTACGTgcgaaattatttaaaaaaaatctctccATTCTATAGcacaaactacaaaaaaaaacatcattccaTTTGTTCATAAATAACAGCCTGATCTTTTATTGCATTCAACGATAACCGGAGCCGTGAGACGATCATAACAGCACGCAAACATTGCCCGCTTTTCCGCTTTCCTACTTCTTCTCTTCGTCCGACGCAACTGGATCCTCTTCCGGTTGCTCCTCCTCCGATGACGCAGCTGCCTCCTCGGACGATGCCGCCACACCTTTGCGCTGCGGTTTGGCAATATCGTCGGCAGTGATCGAGTACGAACCGGTCAGCGAAGATGACACGTCCGCCTTGCCGTGCGGATCGACCTGCGGTCCGTTACCGATCGGGATGTTAATCTCCTTCACCACACGGTAGCCCTTGTCGTCCGCTTCGTAGTGGACGGTACGCTTGAAGAACCCGTCGCTGTACGAGTACATGCCCTTCAGCGACAGCCCGTTGCGTTCCTCCTGGCGCATGATGGCATGATCGTTGATCGTATCGTTCACGGACGTATCGTACGCGTACTGAGCCGACTTGGCTTGGATCTTCTCCAACGATTCCTCACTAGCGGACTCCTGGGAAGCGGCTTCCTGGGAAGATGCCACTGCTTCCGCACTTGCTCGCTCTTCCGGTTCCGGTGCGGCCAACCGAGCCTTGGCAAAGGGGAACTTTTTCTGCGGAGCACTTTGAACTACGCTGGTGGCAAACACCAGAACTACCAGCACCAGGGCGGAACAGCGCACTGTAGCCTGTGACACCATCTTATCGAGCTACACACTGGGCAGGAATGGAAAGAGATATTCGCAAAACGGCAGCCAAGCTGGGACTAACTTTGCCACTTTTCCAGACTGACCTATTTATAATGCATCTTTTCGTGGATGCGCACAAGCTGGAGCAGAACATGGACGAtcaggtttttgttgttggtgctgttCGTCTTCTGCCCCACCGGTAATGTCCGGCAGTAATCTCGACCCGGTTTGGCTGGACACCGGCAGAAAGAACAAGTTTCGCTTTCTACGGCATCCCCCGGCAGGGGGGGGACTCGTGAGACAAGAATGCAAGAACGCGACTGGTTCGATGAACCTGTGTTGGTGAGGTGCTGGCTTTTCCCGAACGCAGCCTGACCCAAGAGACGGAGGTCCTCATCGCCGACGGTCTCGGTCGAGGTCATCTAGCATTTCTAGTACTACGCGACGTGCCGCGGGACGTGAAGATAACAACCACTTTGGTGAATTGCTGAGAAGGCGATTCTCAGATTCTCACCAACGGGGTTGTCGTCGGGGTGGATGTTGCGCATAATGAAGGTGGCGATGATCGTTAGTGTGCATAAATTACACACTGTGGTGGCAAAGGTATGCACAGAACCGGGGCGACTTAAAAGCACAGAAAGTAAAGTTGATAAAGAACGCACAACTCTCGGCATGTGGAAACGAGTTCTGGTGAAGCCATTAGTGCATAGGAATTAGGTTGTTTTTTAGAGTGTCAGTCTGCTTTTGCACAAACGAGAGTGACAGCTTGAACTATGCTGGTTACAGATGGTAGTTGCTAACGCATAAATCTAAATAAGACACCGGTTAACCTAACGACAGCAGAAGATTCTTTATTGCATCTCTTCTTTGGTCTCTTTTGAGCAGAATCAACGCTACCACGGTTCAATGGTAAGGTTTTGCACAGTCCAGCGAACATAAACGGCACAAGAAGCAGTCAATGACACATGCTGCGACCAAAGGTGCTAATTATCGGTAATTCAATTATGATTTCCACACGGACATGGTACTCTTTTTAATGTGACTATAATTGAAAGTGAATATGAATATTCAATAGAATATTTGCATATTTCAGTAAGacaattaaaaagcaaaagaaaaagagaagtCACCCCTCAACAATTCTTCTTCTCCACATGGTTTTCCGTTCTCTCTCCTGGAGcaggagagggagagagaaatgTGTAGGATAAGAGTTGAGAGAGCGACCCGTCCCATTGTGTGCCGAAACCCGGGATTGAACCGGGGACCTTTAGATCTTCAGTCTAACGCTCTCCCAACTGAGCTATTTCGGCTAGATAGTAGGAAGCATTCATAAATACGTTTGGATCGACACGCTCCCTTTGGAGAGCGTAGTAAGCGTTGCAGTAAATAAAACCCTTGTGTAGAGTAAGTGCAAGGCATTATCACACACGTTGCACGCTTGCAAGCGTACTCACCACACCAACCGTGCTGCTTATTATCAGTACAGTCGATGCTTACCAACGCTAGCCTGAGGGTGTCACGAATTTTTATATTCTCGTTTAAGCGGAAGAAAGCGAATTATGCTTTGCATAACGCTTATGCTTGGATTGCACCTTCGCTGTAACAGTAACCCTTGAAGGTATATGTGAGTGAATCGAACGGTGTTACTGCTCTTCGAATGTTAAGATTTTTCGTAAACAGCGGGGTAATCTATTCGTATAAGGTCAGATCGAGTAGAATTGGAACATAAACAAAGTGTGCAAAGGAGCACTGTACACTGTTATCAGCACTGCTGCTGTGGAAGGGTTTATTGTGTGCGCTGTGCTCTATTCGTCGCTCGCCAATCGTCGTTCGAGCGAGACGTCGTCCTTGACATCACACTTTTGCATACTGTTGATTTTTGCCGCTCTTTCCTTTCCGTCACCGTCTTTGACATCCGTGGTCCCCCGTTTTGCTATGGaatattgaaatttaaacTGACGGCCTTTGCGGGTCTATCCACAGCAAACCCAACGTGTTTGGTTCGCGGGCAGAGGTGTcagcgaaagagagagggtTCCGTTCGAAGGATAGTGTCCGTGACTTTCAACTTCAATTTCGCCGACTGCGGAGGTCACTTGTTAGTCAAAACCCCCGAGGGTTTTTGTACTTCTTTTTCCCCtatttttgctaacaaatttgGCAACAATCAGCTCGATCGATTCATCGATATCGAGCGATGCGAATTTAAAAgcgattgaaaaaaatcaacaactgCACCGCTCTGCACCCTTGCTTTTGTTGAAACATGGTGCGGTTAGACCGTCCTACTTCATGGCAAGCGATAAAACCACCAGTACCTCCTTGAAGAgcatttaaaaagcaataagGATAAATTTACGTTGAAGTTCTGTCCGCCTCCCCTCCCCCGGCCACGAGTGCTCCCAATATGCAGCCCCAACAAAGCCACATAACTTATTTAGCCCGCAAAACGCAATAGAACGTCTTACCCGTTCTAACAGCACCACAGCGGGTCCATGTTTGTCGAAACTATCGGCCCCGCAAGAAAACGAAATGAAGAGTCCTTCCTACCAACCATCCACACCGCAGCACTTTCTTCGTATTCACTGCTTTGTCGTGCCGGTTTCCACTAAACTTGGCCATAATTTCCAAACAGACTACCCCGAACCCGTTTGGCAAAGGCCAGGGAGCCGCACCCGTTTGCATGCCAAGCGATTGACTGGGTAATGAAAATTATAAACTTTTTCGTCTGATGAATTCCCTTTCTCCACGCGTTTGCTAAACGCTGCAAACAGGCAGGTCGACGGTGGTGGCATTGAGGATGTTGGAAGCTGCTCCCTTCCCCTCTCTGCTTTGCGTCGTACGGTCGGGAGTCCGTCCTTCGTGGTTTAGCATTATTATCGGGCTTAACCTGTCCGTGTTGAAATTATATTTGTCTAATCAATACTGGACCGAAATGAATTTAACCTAACCCTCCCTCCTCTCGCTGCTTGCTGGGTGGGGCTCCCTTATGTTATTGCTGTTTTGCTGTGCCGGGAACGTGGTGTCCTAGAGAACTCCTGGGGGAAAGGGGGCGAAAGTTGTTCcaatttttgtgctttttaaaACGGTCCACAAAAGAGTGCTTAATGTaattcaaaatattaaaaaaaactaataaagcTCCGGATATTGGGCACACTAAACAATGCTCTGGGAGTCAACCACTACGCAGACCGGCATGCAGCCCGGCCGTAACAACAAACCCGGCCATTCTCAATCAAACAACAGTACggcaacaataacaactcaACCGAGTGAACTACATGACAATCTTTACACCTGCCACCACCGTTGGTAGTACAACGACACAGCGGGCGCACGTGTTGTGGCACGCGTTACTATACTACAGGCAGTCAGTCAGTCACTCAGGCGCGTCTTTCGTGCCAAGTTTCGGCTtcacagagagcgagagagcgagagtgggTGTAAGCCCCATCAGAGCCTAAAACACTGCCGGTCGTAGCCCCAAAACCACCAGCCAGAAGCCAGAAAGTTTGGGCGAAAGTCAGTACCTTGCCAAGCTGCGTATGCGTCGGACATGGTGCCGAAACGGTTGCAGTAACCGTACGTTCACCATCTGTAACGTCGTACGTCGATCGATGTTTGGTGTAGCAGCGTCGGTGTTTGGGGGAGCTGGAGTGAGCTATTGTTGTGAAGAATGAGGGAATAAATGTTTCTCCAAATTTGAGGCAGTACCCCAAAAAAAGTTCTAAAGTTGACAAGAACATTGTGAGATAGTTTAAAAAGTAACAGTGATGAGTGTATATATGTGATAAAGTGATTCATGTGAGGAATGCTCATAAAGTAATAGTGACGCAAAGTAATTGGTGCGCGACTACACAAACCCCAAGGAAACCAGGATTACTCATCGCTCAACCTAAAATGAAGTCTTCAACCTGTTAGTTGTACTCTCCCGCTTACCTATCTCCAGCAGCTCTTCCAACGCAACACCCTAGTCCCTCGAAACGGTAATGTAACATGTGCATTTTATTACCTTCTAGTATGTAACTTTCACTGACACTTTGCTACATCGTAAGGGACGAAGTGTGAATCCCGTTTTCGACAAGCGACGTGCAGTTCCGATGTGCACAGCCCAATAATAGAACACTGATAGCAAAAAGTCTAGGACGACATTGGGGCCACGGTAATGCCTACCAATTGGAACCTTCTACttatactactactacccgTTGGTTGCGTGTGTCTTATTGTTTGACTACTTTTGGTGCGCTTTACCACTACTGTGGTCGCGTAGTGGCACATGTGGCCAGCGGCACCCGCCAGGTATGCGTGTCATTTGTAACGAATTCGATGATTTACTGATTGGATAATGGGCACCCCCGGGGGGGTGGTGTTTGGTGGCGCATTACCCCGTTTCGGTGGCAACATATATCCGTCTATTTAGTGGTTGGAAAATCCGAATCCCCGTGTCGGAAACTATTACACTGACTGAGCCAAATGACTGGGAGTCGGGAATGGAGCAACCATTATTTGAAGCGGTAAAACAAGGCCCGCAGATAGCGATCGCGATGAATGGGTTTTGGTTTCGGAATCGTTGGATGGAGTTTAGTTTAATCACTGGCAAAGGATGATAAACCTTAAATGAGAATTAAAGAACCTGCAATATCTTAGGGACTAGGGGAGGTTACTGTTAATTTAGGGCTCTTTCTTATTTCCTATTGAGTACATCAACATTCTAGCATATTCCAGTGATCTCAATTTCACTTTCGTTACAATTTTGATAATCAAACTATTGATCCTAACATGTCCTTCCGCAATAAAATATAGTAAAACCTGTTTAGGGGTTTAGGGTAGGATATTTCATCGACAGCCAACTCCACCGGCACAAGTCTATGCAGGATCAATAGCTCAACTCCAACAAAGCCCCGTTCGAATTATTTTCCCCCGAATCCTTATCTAATTGCTCGCTCACCAGTTTATCGATAAACGAACAACTACGATGACGGTACAATTTCAAGGAGCAGCTTTTCCAAAAATCCACCAGTTTTCAGTA
This genomic interval from Anopheles merus strain MAF chromosome 3L, AmerM5.1, whole genome shotgun sequence contains the following:
- the LOC121599428 gene encoding uncharacterized protein LOC121599428, with amino-acid sequence MVSQATVRCSALVLVVLVFATSVVQSAPQKKFPFAKARLAAPEPEERASAEAVASSQEAASQESASEESLEKIQAKSAQYAYDTSVNDTINDHAIMRQEERNGLSLKGMYSYSDGFFKRTVHYEADDKGYRVVKEINIPIGNGPQVDPHGKADVSSSLTGSYSITADDIAKPQRKGVAASSEEAAASSEEEQPEEDPVASDEEKK